A portion of the Perognathus longimembris pacificus isolate PPM17 chromosome 20, ASM2315922v1, whole genome shotgun sequence genome contains these proteins:
- the Kif7 gene encoding kinesin-like protein KIF7 isoform X2, whose translation MGLEAQRLLGDEEAPVRVALRVRPLLPKELLHGHQSCLQVEPEDGRVTLGRDRHFGFHVVLAEDAGQEAVYQACVQPLLEAFFEGFNATVFAYGQTGSGKTYTMGEASVASLHEDEQGIIPRAMAEAFKLIDENDLLDCLVHVSYLEVYKEELRDLLEVATASRDIQLREDDRGSVVLCGVKEVDVEGLDEVLSLLEMGNAARHTGSTPFNRRSSRSHTVFTVTLEQRGRTPGRAPRPAGQLLLSKFHFVDLAGSERVLKTGSTGARLKESIQINSSLLALGNVISALGDPQRRGSHIPYRDSKITRILKDSLGGNAKTVMIACVSPSSSDFDETLHTLNYASRAQNIRNRASVNWKPEAERGAEEAAATRGPPRHRSETRIIHRGRRAPGPTTASAAARLGAECAHYRARTLAAYSFLRQLQAEPGLPGAAARKVRDWLCAVDSERSALSSASGPDSGIESASAEDPAARGTGVPKGAKAQEDEGQLLALQTQVARLEEENRDFLAALEDAMEQYKLQSDRLREQQEEMVELRLQLELVRPGWGDPGLLQGLPPGSFVPRPHTAPLGGAHSQRLGMVPSGCLPGDEVGSERWSEVTNGREAGAELLAEADRLGSSSSSEDEEELPRRALHLRRNGINSWSQRLSPGSPPDRRGPEPHPQEPGAATPGPKAAGGRQAVVRAQQAPAASASEWRLAQAQQKIRELAINIRMKEELIGELVRTGKAAQALNRQHSQRIGQLEQEAERVRAELREGQRQLRELEGREPQDAGERSRLQEFRKRVAAAQSQVQVLKEKKQVTERLVSLSAQREKRLQELERNVQLMRRQQGQLQQRLRDETEQKRRLETEMNKRQHRVKELELKHEQQQKILKIKTEEIAAFQRKRRSGSNGSVVSLEQQQKIEEQKRWLDQEMEKVLQQRRALEELGEELRKREDILAKKEALVQEKTGLESKRLRSSQALNEDIVRVSSRLEHLEKELSEKSGQLRQGSAQNQQQIRGEIDALRQEKDALLKQRLEIDGKLRQGSLLSPEEERTLFQLDEAIEALDAAIEYKNEAITCRQRVLRASASLLSQCEMNLMAKLSYLSSSETRALLCKYFDKVVTLREEQHRQQIAFSELEMQLEEQQRLGYWLEVALERQRLEMDRQLTLQQKEHEQSVQLLLQQGRDHLGEGLADSKRHYEARIQALEKELGRHLWINQELRQKLGWPGGSCAGPGGERRSLSLEHRQGPGEDGLHPVGPELSWPPSLPEAGPRAREEPRDSVRGPLPLTWKRSSLGGEEQGCLEDPRPREVAEPLGARVLPVGDGGLSWNFGPLSKSRWEPRRASPGMIDVRRNPL comes from the exons ATGGGGCTGGAGGCCCAGAGGTTGCTGGGGGATGAAGAGGCTCCAGTGAGGGTGGCCCTTCGAGTCCGCCCACTGCTGCCCAAGGAGCTGCTTCATGGACACCAGAGCTGCCTGCAGGTGGAGCCAGAGGATGGGCGGGTCACCCTGGGGCGTGACCGCCACTTTGGCTTCCATGTGGTGCTGGCAGAGGATGCCGGGCAGGAGGCTGTGTACCAGGCCTGCGTGCAGCCCCTGTTGGAGGCTTTCTTTGAGGGCTTCAATGCGACTGTCTTTGCCTATGGCCAGACAGGCTCCGGGAAGACATACACCATGGGGGAGGCCAGTGTGG CCTCCCTGCACGAGGATGAGCAGGGCATCATCCCGAGGGCCATGGCCGAGGCCTTCAAGCTGATCGACGAGAACGACCTGCTGGACTGCCTGGTGCACGTGTCCTACCTGGAAGTGTACAAGGAGGAGCTCCGGGATCTACTGGAGGTGGCTACTGCCAGCCGCGATATCCAGCTCCGGGAGGACGATCGCGGGAGTGTGG TGCTGTGTGGGGTGAAGGAGGTGGACGTGGAGGGCCTGGACGAGGTGCTGAGCCTCCTGGAGATGGGCAACGCGGCGCGGCACACGGGATCCACGCCCTTCAACCGGCGGTCCAGCCGCTCGCACACGGTCTTCACGGTGACGCTGGAGCAGCGTGGGCGCACCCCgggccgcgcgccccggcccgccGGCCAGCTGCTCCTCTCCAAGTTCCACTTCGTGGACCTGGCCGGCTCGGAGAGGGTCCTGAAGACGGGCAGCACGGGCGCGCGGCTCAAGGAGAGCATCCAGATCAACAGCAGCCTGCTGGCGCTGGGGAACGTCATCAGCGCCCTGGGCGACCCGCAGCGCCGCGGCAGCCACATCCCCTACCGCGACTCCAAGATCACCCG GATCCTCAAGGACTCGCTGGGCGGGAACGCCAAGACGGTGATGATCGCCTGCGTCAGTCCCTCGTCCTCCGACTTCGATGAGACCCTCCACACCCTCAACTACGCCAGCCGCGCCCAGAACATCCGCAACCGCGCCTCGGTCAACTGGAAGCCCGAGGCAGAGCGCGGGGCCGAGGAGGCGGCGGCGACACGGGGGCCACCGCGGCACCGCTCCGAGACGCGCATCATCCACCGAGGCCGGCGCGCCCCGGGCCCCACCaccgcctccgccgccgcgcgCCTGGGCGCCGAGTGCGCGCACTACCGGGCCCGCACCCTCGCGGCCTACAGCTTCCTGCGCCAGCTGCAGGCTGAGCCCGGGCTGCCCGGCGCCGCTGCCCGCAAGGTGCGGGACTGGCTGTGCGCCGTGGACAGCGAGCGCAGCGCGCTGAGCTCCGCCTCGGGTCCCGACAGCGGCATCGAGAGCGCCTCCGCAGAGGACCCTGCGGCTCGGGGTACCGGGGTGCCCAAGGGGGCCAAGGCTCAG GAAGACGAGGGGCAGCTGCTGGCCTTGCAGACCCAGGTGGCCCGGCTGGAAGAGGAAAACAGAGATTTTCTGGCTGCGCTGGAGGACGCCATGGAGCAATACAAACTGCAG AGTGACCGGTTGCGGGAGCAGCAGGAGGAGATGGTGGAACTTCGGCTGCAGCTAGAGTTGGTGCGGCCTGGTTGGGGGGATCCTGGGCTCCTGCAGGGCCTGCCTCCTGGATCCTTTGTGCCCAGGCCTCACACAGCCCCTCTTGGGGGTGCCCACAGCCAACGCCTGGGCATGGTGCCCTCTGGTTGTCTTCCTGGAGATGAAGTTGGCTCTGAGCGGTGGAGTGAG GTGACAAATGGCAGGGAGGCTGGAGCTGAGCTGCTGGCTGAGGCAGACAGGCTGGGGAGCAGCTCTTCTTCAGAGGACGAGGAGGAGCTGCCCAGGAGGGCCTTACACCTGCGCAG GAATGGAATCAACAGCTGGAGCCAGAGGCTGAGCCCAGGGAGCCCGCCGGACAGGAGGGGCCCAGAGCCCCACCCTCAGGAGCCAGGAGCTGCCACCCCCGGGCCCAAAG CAGCCGGTGGCCGTCAGGCTGTGGTTCGGGCCCAACAGGCCcctgctgcctcagcctctgagtgGCGGCTGGCCCAGGCGCAGCAGAAGATCCGGGAGCTGGCCATCAACATCCGCATGAAGGAGGAGCTCATTGGCGAGCTGGTTCGTACAG GGAAggccgcccaggccctgaaccgCCAGCACAGCCAGCGCATCGGGCAGCTGGAGCAGGAGGCGGAGCGGGTGCGGGCGGAGCTGCGGGAAGGCCAGCGGCAGCTGCGGGAGCTGGAGGGCAGGGAGCCCCAGGATGCGGGCGAGCGCTCCCGCCTGCAGGAGTTCCGCAAGAGGGTCGCCGCAGCCCAGAGCCAAGTGCAG GTGCTGAAGGAGAAGAAACAGGTGACTGAGCGGCTGGTGTCGCTGTCGGCGCAGCGCGAGAAGCGGCTGCAGGAGCTGGAGAGGAATGTGCAACTCATGAGGCGGCAGCAGGGGCAGCTGCAGCAGCGGCTGCGGGATGAGACGGAGCAGAAGCGGCGCCTGGAGACTGAGATGAACAAGCGGCAGCACCGTGTCAAG GAGCTGGAGCTGAAGCATGAGCAGCAGCAGAAGATCCTGAAGATCAAGACAGAAGAGATCGCAGCCTTCCAGAGGAAGAGGCGCAGCGGCAGCAATGGCTCTGTGGTCAGCCTGGAGCAGCAGCAG AAGATCGAGGAGCAGAAGAGGTGGCTGGACCAGGAGATGGAGAAGGTGCTGCAGCAGCGGCGGGCGctggaggagctgggggaggaaCTCCGCAAGCGGGAGGACATCCTGGCCAAAAAGGAGGCCCTGGTGCAGGAGAAGACGGGGCTGGAGAGCAAGCGCTTGCGGTCCAGCCAG gccctgaatgaGGACATCGTCCGGGTGTCCAGCCGCCTGGAGCACCTGGAGAAGGAGCTGTCTGAGAAGAGCGGGCAGCTGCGGCAGGGCAGTGCCCAGAACCAGCAGCAGATCCGCGGCGAGATCGATGCTCTGCGCCAGGAGAAGGATGCGCTGCTCAAGCAGCGCCTGGAGATCGATGGCAAGCTGAGGCAGGGCAGCCTGCTGTCCCCTGAG GAGGAGCGGACGCTGTTCCAGCTGGACGAGGCCATCGAGGCTCTGGATGCGGCCATCGAGTACAAGAATGAGGCCATCACGTGCCGCCAGCGGGTGCTGCGGGCTTCCGCCTCCTTGTTGTCCCAGTGCGAGATGAACCTCATGGCCAAGCTCAGCTACCTCTCCTCCTCGGAGACCAGAGCTCTGCTCTGCAAGTACTTTGACAAG GTGGTGACGCTGCGGGAGGAGCAGCACCGGCAGCAGATCGCCTTCTCGGAGCTGGAGATGCAGCTGGAGGAGCAGCAGCGGCTGGGGTACtggctggaggtggctctggaGCGGCAGCGCCTGGAGATGGACCGGCAGCTGACGCTGCAGCAGAAGGAGCACGAGCAGAGCGTGCAGCTGCTGCTCCAGCAGGGACGAG ACCACCTGGGCGAGGGGCTGGCGGACAGCAAGAGGCACTATGAAGCCCGGATTCAAGCTTTGGAGAAGGAACTGGGGCGCCACCTGTGGATAAACCAGGAGCTGCGGCAGAAGCTCGGGTGGCCCGGGGGGAGCTGCGCAGGCCCAG GGGGCGAAAGGAGGAGCCTCAGCTTGGAGCACAGACAGGGCCCTGGAGAAGATGGGCTCCATCCAGTGGGCCCTGAGCTTTCctggccgccctccctccccgaaGCGGGGCCCAGAGCCAGGGAGGAGCCCAGGGACTCGGTGCGTGGGCCGCTGCCCCTGACGTGGAAGCGCTCCAGCCTGGGCGGCGAGGAGCAGGGCTGCCTCGAGGACCCAAGGCCGCGGGAGGTGGCTGAGCCCCTAGGGGCCCGGGTGTTACCTGTGGGGGATGGGGGCCTGTCCTGGAACTTTGGACCTTTGTCCAAGTCCCGGTGGGAGCCCCGAAGGGCCAGTCCAGGGATGATCGATGTCCGCAGAAACCCCCTGTAG